The sequence ACAGCCCACAATCACAAGACTATTAGATGTCACACGGTACAATTCTCACCTCTCCCTCAGCATTAtgcgaaaaaaaaaaaaagaggagccttgttttgttatttagtTGATAATAATAGCATCAAAAACCCGACGGACAGAAATTGAAGTAATAACTCCAACAACTAATGTTTTAATAAGTATTACAGATAAGGCAAAACCCAGAAACTGAGCatctaaaattacaaaatcaaGAGGCAATCTTGAGGTGGGTTGAAGCAGAATTTGCTTGAGCATAGACAGGGTGAAGCTCATATCCATCCTTAGGCTCAACATGAACCCATTTACGTCCACTGAGCTTATGAGTCTCAAACTTGACATTCCCTTCTTTCAGGGCATAAAGTGTGTGATCCTTTCCCATTCCAACATAGTTTCCAGGGTGAAAACGAGTGCCCCTTTGCCTAACTATAATATTTCCAGGTATCACCCTCTGTCAAACAACCAAAATCATGGTCTATAGTAAGACGAGCAAAGAACCTTTACAggaaaaaacaagaaagagaCTTTACCTCACCACCAAATTTCTTGACCCCAAGATTCTTAGGTTTCGAGTCTCGTCCATTCTTGGTGGATCCTGCCGTTCTCTTAGTAGCCCATCGCCTAAACATCAAGCTTAATCCACCAGCAGAGCCATCTAAGAGAATCAAAACAATTAGACAAACACTCATTTTCAGGAAATATCAAacttagcaaaaaaaaaaaaaaagttttacaAGATAATTTGAGAATTAATTACCTGCAGTACTAGTAATGGTTTCATAAACTGGAATATTTGAGACGAGCTCTTTTACGTTCAAACGTTTGCACAAGACTGTTCTAAAGTTCATCATGTCGAGCTGCTAAAGTTCCCCCgatctgaaaagaaaaagaggttAAACGCATATAATCGAAGAAATTGTGATACCTAGCTAAGTAAAACCAAAAACgataatagaaaagaaaattgaacaaCACAGCACCTAAAATCCCCAGAAATTCAATTCTTATGATCTTGTACTTTTTCCTCGCCGTGTGTCTCCCTTCTAGGGTTTTGCTTGACGGGGCTGGGGAGCCAGAGAAGAGGGAAAGGAAATAATTGATCTTCTACGCACcgttttattatttcttctaaACGAGCCGTTTCAATTGCAAGCCGAAGGAAGCTTGTAACGTACTAGGCACGTCCTTCAGAGAAATTTAGTATTTACAGTATTCCGACtcttgcaatttcttttttaacttcCCAAATTATCCCtacatattttattgttatttctttAGCTCCCCCATTTCTTAttagattttcttattttaatccttcttaactttttaaaaCACTCCTCTATCGAACTTCTAGTTGGGCCCTTGCTCATATGTCAGATTAGAATAATGAGCcgattataaattaacatatgagaagttataaaattaaagtaattgtaattgaaaatttacttgtttcttcttctttttcttataaaataagaacaatCACGTACcagctttaataatattaatgaccTATAATTCCAATTCAACTCTCCAATTTCTggtttattagaattaaatttgatttcaaaTCTTTTCTAACAtccataatattaaaaaaaaatgatcaaTTATCCTTTCAAACGGTCTCTTGATCCTTACCGCCCAAACCGATAATCTGGTTATAAACAACCCATGTGAACccaaaggaaaaaaggaaacTAATTTGCCAATTCcaacatcagaaaatctaATGGCATTGAGCGTATTTTACTGAAACAGATTTTGAAGATTGTTCTAATTACAGGAACAGCAAGCAAACTTGaagtaaaacaaaattaagggAAAAAATACAGCCTTTCTTTGAAAGCAATATTGCAAATATTGTTTACCCTTCCCACAACCAAAAAATCTATAAAGCTCCCTCAAAAAAGCAAGCCACCAACCAAACAATTCTCAGTCACACAGGCAGAACATGGAACTCATGAGGCATGTAATCTTCGCTAGGTCTGTAGTATTTGTCTGGAGAATACAGGCTTAGATTCGATACTTGGCTTGTATAAAGACAAGCAAATCTCTCCACCTGCACATAAGATGGAAGATCACACATTACTAGCAAACTAGTAATTTTAGGAACGAACACTTCTATAAGATTCTGTTCAAGCTACtctaattaatgaaattaaactTTCCAATTACCTGATGTGCAAACCGAGAGTTCTGATAGCCAGTTTTCATTAGTTGTCCCCACACCTTGTGAAACTGTAATTATATTAACCAACAAAAGAAGCCATTAACTATAATGCCTATTAGCAGAAAGTTTAGAAACATATGGGCATAAAAGAGTTGCTTCACCTCTTGGTGACATGCTCGTTGAGCCTCTTGGTGACTAATTCTTACTTGATCCCGTTTTGactgttaataaaaaaaaaaacgaagaACTAACTACGAGAACTTTGTATTGCTGAAAATTTTCAGACCGCAACACTGGGTAACATTTACCTACCTCCAATTCATTTAGTTCAGTAGATATCTTCTGCTTCTGATCAACATTATGATCTTCAAATCTGGTCAGACCACTTCATAGTGTTAGAAGTACATTATAACTACTCAGTTTCATGGTCTCAAAGGCTACTCGTGTAGGGAGTCCTGATACCATCCTTTTATGGTAAGCAAGTGTTCTCACAATACTGACGcccaagaaaaaaatttaattgaatgcTATATATAAGAAGTTACAATATCAGACATCTTTTCATCTCATGAACGATAGACACCTTAAACGTCATAATTGCATTTGCAGGATATCAAATTCGAGAATATGCAACAAGGCCCCAACAAAGGGAACAAAAATGGTTGCCACATCAAATATGTCATGTTACATAAGTTAAAACAGATCCTATCCACTACAAGCAGTCAAAAACATAATACAGCAAAGCAATTTCCATCCTCCATAGAAGAAGGTTTGGGAAGAATTATTCATGCGAAATCCCCATACTACAGAAGGTACAGATAATTTGGGGTGGTGGGTGAGGGAAGGACTGGCAATTGACTTTTGCATCAATGACAAAACTTTGTAAGATAACAGAGAATTCTACAGTATACTTACTTAAGAGACCACTTTAGATGATGCATCAGGTCTTCAATTTCATCCCTCTCATCCCTCATCAATCTAAGTTGCTGGAAAAATATATCAGAAATACATGTTATGGAGAACGCCAACTATTGACCAGGATGAACAATTTAATGGACTACGAGAAGTAATCTTCGACTTCAGCTCCAGAACAATTTTTAGTCAGCAATACCTCATATAGGACAAAAATGTTCAAGTAAAAGCACCCTTGCATAAGCTACAGCACCACCTAGATAACTCAGAATGTAAAACAAATTGACAGCCAACTAGTACCTTCCGTGTGTCCCTTAATTTGAAAAGCAGTTCAACCTCTCTCTCAAGCTCTGGTACAACAAGCATTGTCCTCCAACCTGATTACAAATTGTCATAATACAAACTTCAACATTTTGAATTCTAGCTTAGAAAGCAAACTCAGAGTGCATATTACAATCTCAATACAACAGAGATATGAATCTTAATTATGCAAGATGGTTCAGTTTATGGACGTAGTCCGCAGCAGAAATCTGCTAGTAATTTCACACATAGTCCATGTGGACCATATCATAGGTCCTTGGCTAGTTGTAAGTTGCATTGCCAATTCAAGGagaacttgaaagagaagaaagaatgTCAAACACCATGTCAAATAGaaaccataaattataagataaGAATGTCATACCGAGAACCTTTTTGCTGCGTAAAATATCTCCATATATATGATCCCCCACATAAAGAACCTATTCAAATTAAAACTCTTTGATTAAAATTCCATACATGCAAATGTGAAcatatcaaaacaaaacaattcCAGAATTTGGTATCACATATTGATATTCCCATTTccttcaaaaaagaaaaaagccttcaattcaaaaaaatggtttaactaaaataaatttgaaaggtgcccaattatttaaaaaataaataatgaagtGACTATACAGATACCTAGAAACTGATAACCTAAAATCCTTCCCCTGATTTTTCCACAAATCTTCACAAATAAATTTGTGATACATCACATTGTTACACATTTCACGAATTTTATGCCCACAGaataaaattagagaaaaaaaacacTTGAGTTTAAAGAATCACCTGTGAACTTGACCCAATTGAGAGCAGTTTATGAAGATGAGCAACAGTTCCTCCCTGAAAAAGCAGAATTGAAAGCACAACTAGCTGtcttaaaataacttttccACATGACTAACAAGTTAATCATAGCTAAGTGAATATTCTTCATAGACAAATGCTAAAGTGCATTCTGTTAAGCATGAAATTTCTCAAATTACCTGGAAAACTCGGCAAGGTGAATTTGATCCATTTGATTTATTCAATACAATACTTGGCGAGGTGTTTCCCACCTTTCCAATAAATGAACAAGGAATTAGTTAAACCACAAAACCATCAATACATGAGTAGGGAGTATGTCCAACCTGAGGCATTGGAGTGCCATTATCGGTATTGAGTAACATCCCAGACTCAGGTTCAACCTCAAAGAGATTAGCACGGCTGTCTTCATGGAAGAAGCCTGGTTTTGCACTGCACACATAACA is a genomic window of Ricinus communis isolate WT05 ecotype wild-type chromosome 2, ASM1957865v1, whole genome shotgun sequence containing:
- the LOC8288930 gene encoding 50S ribosomal protein L27; protein product: MMNFRTVLCKRLNVKELVSNIPVYETITSTADGSAGGLSLMFRRWATKRTAGSTKNGRDSKPKNLGVKKFGGERVIPGNIIVRQRGTRFHPGNYVGMGKDHTLYALKEGNVKFETHKLSGRKWVHVEPKDGYELHPVYAQANSASTHLKIAS